In Glycine max cultivar Williams 82 chromosome 7, Glycine_max_v4.0, whole genome shotgun sequence, a single window of DNA contains:
- the LOC100811517 gene encoding protein ALWAYS EARLY 3 isoform X1 → MAPSRKSRSVNKRFSTVREAASSKDKIAENASKNRLKASPGIQKKRKLADMLGPQWNKEELEHFYEAYRKYGRDWKKVVLAIRNRSVEMVEALYTMNRAYLSLPEGTASVVGLIAMMTDHYSVLGGSDSGKESNDDAEISKKSQKRLRGKHLSDSKALEGHFSDHSQSHSVASGDGCLSLLKKRHSGIRLHAVRKRTPRVPISYSIGKDNGDRFFSSARQGSKQMVDTNDVAHKVALALTEASQRGGSSKISGSPDKKFVPSPGLKSGKKHPKSEIAGAKFCSSDLDDGSSELSLGSTEGNNEDYSRKTIHWSGRENTGRGRNQEKKIKKDRKNLETGENLNKHLNDIKEASSGTDDGKNLSFIKSNFVTDFADAKNSRSSYKGSRMKSTKLLLEKDEGSAFDALKTLADLSLMLPVTNPDTESSAQFNKGNHDVVDESKMETHKVFPRIESTASNKLGKVFSDDGAAVPEAEGAHQLNAGFKKRKQKSFNLKNDETHTGSHLCGSLKTKATDEVKKSIVKGKRSSVSTAHSRQLKGVKSLGNLSSSTNDKRERDDSSFSLMKVSSTYQGSPLNRGKPRRKMEKPKPMVQQDLVVSRNIFSSQHKKSIASLQDGSSSQKGKLVNCLSSYQMRRWCTFEWFYSAIDYPWFSKREFVEYLYHVGLGHVPRLTRIEWGVIRSSLGRPRRFSEQFLIEEKHKLNQYRESVRSHYAEILAGTKEGLPTDLAQPLIVGQHVIAIHPKTREIHDGSVLTVDHCRYRVQFDQPELGVEFVMDIDCMPLYPFENMPTSLIQYNISSAPINEDFIELKPNGKLKQRKVAGHTILSPTENTDAIENLHISSTMHGRSTLSKQVSSSSSKSQLKVVCSEIGIGNAQLASSSRPSLLDHVHSKEADILAISELNCALDKKERVLSELKHMNDGVSESQKYGDNSVKDSEPFKRNYASVLKQLTEANEQVSSALFCLRQRNTYQASSSVLSLKPLANFDDPSGQASSSNCSACHNQESISQSHIAEIVESSRRKARTMVVEATQAMSSLRKTESKVERIEDAINFINSQLSVDEPTASATTFLPADSFSLASQDQLTANILNPLASCHVQDAELNSSSDQNEMKIPSELISHCLATLFMIQKCTERLFPPADVAQVLDSAVTSLQPLSSKNLPVYGEIQKCMGIIRNQILALIPT, encoded by the exons ATGGCTCCTTCTAGGAAATCTAGAAGTGTAAATAAGAGGTTTTCTACTGTTCGTGAGGCTGCATCTAGTAAAGACAAAATTGCAGAGAATGCTAGCAAAAATAGGTTGAAGGCGAGTCCTGGTATTCAGAAG AAGAGAAAATTGGCTGACATGTTAGGGCCACAATGGAATAAGGAGGAGCTTGAGCATTTCTATGAAGCTTACCGTAAATATGGGAGAGATTGGAAGAAG GTTGTTCTTGCAATACGTAATAGATCTGTGGAAATGGTAGAGGCCCTGTACACTATGAACAGG GCATATTTATCTCTTCCAGAGGGTACTGCTTCTGTTGTTGGACTGATAGCAATGATGACAGATCATTATAGTGTTCTG GGAGGAAGTGACAGTGGTAAAGAAAGCAATGATGATGCAGAAATATCTAAAAAGTCTCAAAAGCGTTTGCGGGGAAAGCATCTAAGTGACAGTAAAGCATTAGAAGGGCACTTTTCAGATCATTCTCAGTCACATTCTGTTGCATCAGGTGATGGTTGCCTGTCATTGTTGAAGAAGAGACATTCTG GAATTAGGCTGCATGCTGTTCGAAAAAGGACTCCCCGAGTCCCTATTTCATATTCTATTGGTAAAGATAATGGGGATAGGTTTTTTTCATCTGCCAGGCAGGGCTCCAAACAAATGGTTGATACTAATGATGTTGCTCATAAGGTTGCATTAGCATTGACAGAGGCTTCACAAAGAGGTGGCTCTTCGAAAATTTCTGGATCACCAGACAAAAAATTTGTTCCTTCACCGGGCCTGAAAAGTGGGAAGAAG CATCCTAAATCAGAAATAGCTGGAGCCAAGTTTTGCAGTTCTGACTTGGATGATGGTAGTTCTGAGTTGAGTTTAGGAAGCACAGAAGGTAATAATGAAGATTATTCTAGAAAAACAATTCATTGGAGTGGTAGAGAAAATACTGGAAGAGGAAggaatcaagaaaagaaaataaaaaaagacaggAAGAATTTAGAGACAGGAGAGAATTTAAACAAGCATTTGAATGACATAAAGGAAGCCTCCAGTGGAACAGATGATGGTAAAAATCTTAGttttatcaaatcaaattttgtcACAGATTTTGCAGATGCAAAAAATTCAAGGTCCTCTTACAAGGGTTCCAGGATGAAAAGTACAAAGCTACTGTTAGAGAAAG ATGAAGGTTCTGCTTTTGATGCTCTGAAAACTTTGGCTGATTTATCTTTGATGCTGCCAGTAACGAACCCTGATACCG AGTCATCTGCACAGTTCAACAAAGGAAACcatgatgttgttgatgaatctAAAATGGAAACACATAAAGTATTTCCTAGGATTGAAAGCACTGCTTCAAATAAATTGGGCAAGGTTTTTTCTGATGATGGAGCTGCTGTTCCTGAAGCAGAGGGAGCACACCAGCTTAATGCAGGATTcaagaaaaggaaacaaaaatctTTTAACTTGAAA aatgatgaaactcATACAGGTTCGCATTTATGTGGTTCCCTGAAAACCAAG GCTACTGATGAGGTGAAGAAATCCATTGTTAAAGGTAAGAGGTCATCTGTTTCTACAGCACATTCAAGACAACTAAAAGGGGTGAAATCCTTAGGAAATCTGTCTTCAAGCACTAATGACAAAAGGGAAAGGGATGATTCATCTTTTTCGCTGATGAAGGTTTCCTCAACTTATCAAGGCAGTCCATTAAACAGAGGAAAGCcaagaagaaagatggaaaaaccaaaaccaatggtACAACAAGATTTGGTGGTGTCTAGAAATATTTTTAGCAGTCAACATAAGAAATCCATTGCTTCACTCCAAGATGGCTCTTCTAGTCAAAAG GGAAAGCTTGTCAATTGCCTGTCTTCATATCAAATGCGGCGATGGTGCACTTTTGAGTGGTTTTATAGTGCTATCGATTACCCATGGTTTTCAAAGAGAGAGTTTGTGGAGTACTTATACCATGTTGGATTAGGTCATGTTCCTAGATTGACTCGTATTGAGTGGGGTGTCATTAGAAG TTCTCTTGGCAGACCACGAAGATTTTCTGAGCAATTTTTGatagaagaaaaacataaacttaATCAATACCGGGAATCTGTTAGATCACATTATGCTGAAATTCTTGCTGGTACCAAGGAAGGACTTCCTACTGATTTGGCCCAGCCTTTAATTGTTGGGCAGCATGTTATTGCTATTCATCCAAAGACGAGAGAGATTCACGATGGAAGTGTACTAACTGTTGACCACTGTAGATATAGGGTTCAGTTTGACCAGCCTGAACTTGGGGTTGAATTTGTCATG GATATTGACTGCATGCCTTTGTATCCATTTGAAAATATGCCTACATCTCTGATACAATACAATATCTCTTCTGCTCCAATAAACGAGGACTTTATTGAGCTCAAGCCTAatggaaaactgaaacagagaAAGGTTGCTGGGCACACAATATTGTCCCCTACTGAGAACACAGATGCCATAGAAAATCTTCATATATCTTCCACTATGCATGGAAGAAGTACTTTATCAAAACag GTTTCTTCTTCAAGTTCCAAATCACAACTGAAAGTTGTGTGCAGTGAGATTGGGATTGGTAATGCCCAACTAGCATCAAGCTCTCGACCTTCCCTTCTTGATCATGTCCATTCAAAAGAAGCTGACATATTAGCTATTTCAGAGTTGAATTGTGCTCTAGACAAAAAG GAACGTGTATTGTCTGAACTGAAGCACATGAATGATGGGGTATCAGAGAGCCAGAAATATGGAGACAACTCAGTAAAGGATTCAGAACCTTTTAAGAGGAATTATGCTTCAGTACTAAAGCAATTAACTGAAGCAAATGAACAG GTTTCTTCTGCCTTGTTTTGCTTGAGGCAACGCAACACATATCAAGCAAGCTCCTCTGTTTTGTCATTAAAGCCCCTGGCTAATTTTGATGATCCAAGTGGTCAGGCCAGCTCTTCCAATTGTTCGGCTTGCCACAACCAAGAATCTATATCTCAAAGTCATATAGCTGAGATTGTCGAAAGTTCTAGAAGAAAAGCTAGAACAATGGTTGTTGAAGCCACACAG GCAATGTCAAGTTTAAGAAAGACAGAAAGTAAGGTTGAAAGAATTGAGGATgcaataaattttatcaatagCCAGCTTTCAGTGGACGAACCTACTGCTTCAGCTACAACATTTCTTCCTGCAGATTCTTTTTCTCTGGCTTCTCAGGATCAATTGACTGCCAACATATTGAATCCGTTGGCAagttgtcatgtacaagatgctGAACTTAATAGTTCATCTGatcaaaatgaaatgaaaattccCTCAGAACTCATATCTCATTGCCTAGCTACATTGTTCATGATTCAG AAGTGTACGGAACGACTATTTCCCCCAGCTGATGTTGCTCAGGTACTAGATTCTGCTGTCACCAGTTTGCAGCCATTATCTTCAAAGAATCTTCCAGTATATGGTGAGATACAGAAATGCATGGGCATCATAAGAAATCAGATATTGGCTCTCATACCGACATAG
- the LOC100811517 gene encoding protein ALWAYS EARLY 3 isoform X2, with protein MAPSRKSRSVNKRFSTVREAASSKDKIAENASKNRLKASPGIQKKRKLADMLGPQWNKEELEHFYEAYRKYGRDWKKVVLAIRNRSVEMVEALYTMNRAYLSLPEGTASVVGLIAMMTDHYSVLGGSDSGKESNDDAEISKKSQKRLRGKHLSDSKALEGHFSDHSQSHSVASGIRLHAVRKRTPRVPISYSIGKDNGDRFFSSARQGSKQMVDTNDVAHKVALALTEASQRGGSSKISGSPDKKFVPSPGLKSGKKHPKSEIAGAKFCSSDLDDGSSELSLGSTEGNNEDYSRKTIHWSGRENTGRGRNQEKKIKKDRKNLETGENLNKHLNDIKEASSGTDDGKNLSFIKSNFVTDFADAKNSRSSYKGSRMKSTKLLLEKDEGSAFDALKTLADLSLMLPVTNPDTESSAQFNKGNHDVVDESKMETHKVFPRIESTASNKLGKVFSDDGAAVPEAEGAHQLNAGFKKRKQKSFNLKNDETHTGSHLCGSLKTKATDEVKKSIVKGKRSSVSTAHSRQLKGVKSLGNLSSSTNDKRERDDSSFSLMKVSSTYQGSPLNRGKPRRKMEKPKPMVQQDLVVSRNIFSSQHKKSIASLQDGSSSQKGKLVNCLSSYQMRRWCTFEWFYSAIDYPWFSKREFVEYLYHVGLGHVPRLTRIEWGVIRSSLGRPRRFSEQFLIEEKHKLNQYRESVRSHYAEILAGTKEGLPTDLAQPLIVGQHVIAIHPKTREIHDGSVLTVDHCRYRVQFDQPELGVEFVMDIDCMPLYPFENMPTSLIQYNISSAPINEDFIELKPNGKLKQRKVAGHTILSPTENTDAIENLHISSTMHGRSTLSKQVSSSSSKSQLKVVCSEIGIGNAQLASSSRPSLLDHVHSKEADILAISELNCALDKKERVLSELKHMNDGVSESQKYGDNSVKDSEPFKRNYASVLKQLTEANEQVSSALFCLRQRNTYQASSSVLSLKPLANFDDPSGQASSSNCSACHNQESISQSHIAEIVESSRRKARTMVVEATQAMSSLRKTESKVERIEDAINFINSQLSVDEPTASATTFLPADSFSLASQDQLTANILNPLASCHVQDAELNSSSDQNEMKIPSELISHCLATLFMIQKCTERLFPPADVAQVLDSAVTSLQPLSSKNLPVYGEIQKCMGIIRNQILALIPT; from the exons ATGGCTCCTTCTAGGAAATCTAGAAGTGTAAATAAGAGGTTTTCTACTGTTCGTGAGGCTGCATCTAGTAAAGACAAAATTGCAGAGAATGCTAGCAAAAATAGGTTGAAGGCGAGTCCTGGTATTCAGAAG AAGAGAAAATTGGCTGACATGTTAGGGCCACAATGGAATAAGGAGGAGCTTGAGCATTTCTATGAAGCTTACCGTAAATATGGGAGAGATTGGAAGAAG GTTGTTCTTGCAATACGTAATAGATCTGTGGAAATGGTAGAGGCCCTGTACACTATGAACAGG GCATATTTATCTCTTCCAGAGGGTACTGCTTCTGTTGTTGGACTGATAGCAATGATGACAGATCATTATAGTGTTCTG GGAGGAAGTGACAGTGGTAAAGAAAGCAATGATGATGCAGAAATATCTAAAAAGTCTCAAAAGCGTTTGCGGGGAAAGCATCTAAGTGACAGTAAAGCATTAGAAGGGCACTTTTCAGATCATTCTCAGTCACATTCTGTTGCATCAG GAATTAGGCTGCATGCTGTTCGAAAAAGGACTCCCCGAGTCCCTATTTCATATTCTATTGGTAAAGATAATGGGGATAGGTTTTTTTCATCTGCCAGGCAGGGCTCCAAACAAATGGTTGATACTAATGATGTTGCTCATAAGGTTGCATTAGCATTGACAGAGGCTTCACAAAGAGGTGGCTCTTCGAAAATTTCTGGATCACCAGACAAAAAATTTGTTCCTTCACCGGGCCTGAAAAGTGGGAAGAAG CATCCTAAATCAGAAATAGCTGGAGCCAAGTTTTGCAGTTCTGACTTGGATGATGGTAGTTCTGAGTTGAGTTTAGGAAGCACAGAAGGTAATAATGAAGATTATTCTAGAAAAACAATTCATTGGAGTGGTAGAGAAAATACTGGAAGAGGAAggaatcaagaaaagaaaataaaaaaagacaggAAGAATTTAGAGACAGGAGAGAATTTAAACAAGCATTTGAATGACATAAAGGAAGCCTCCAGTGGAACAGATGATGGTAAAAATCTTAGttttatcaaatcaaattttgtcACAGATTTTGCAGATGCAAAAAATTCAAGGTCCTCTTACAAGGGTTCCAGGATGAAAAGTACAAAGCTACTGTTAGAGAAAG ATGAAGGTTCTGCTTTTGATGCTCTGAAAACTTTGGCTGATTTATCTTTGATGCTGCCAGTAACGAACCCTGATACCG AGTCATCTGCACAGTTCAACAAAGGAAACcatgatgttgttgatgaatctAAAATGGAAACACATAAAGTATTTCCTAGGATTGAAAGCACTGCTTCAAATAAATTGGGCAAGGTTTTTTCTGATGATGGAGCTGCTGTTCCTGAAGCAGAGGGAGCACACCAGCTTAATGCAGGATTcaagaaaaggaaacaaaaatctTTTAACTTGAAA aatgatgaaactcATACAGGTTCGCATTTATGTGGTTCCCTGAAAACCAAG GCTACTGATGAGGTGAAGAAATCCATTGTTAAAGGTAAGAGGTCATCTGTTTCTACAGCACATTCAAGACAACTAAAAGGGGTGAAATCCTTAGGAAATCTGTCTTCAAGCACTAATGACAAAAGGGAAAGGGATGATTCATCTTTTTCGCTGATGAAGGTTTCCTCAACTTATCAAGGCAGTCCATTAAACAGAGGAAAGCcaagaagaaagatggaaaaaccaaaaccaatggtACAACAAGATTTGGTGGTGTCTAGAAATATTTTTAGCAGTCAACATAAGAAATCCATTGCTTCACTCCAAGATGGCTCTTCTAGTCAAAAG GGAAAGCTTGTCAATTGCCTGTCTTCATATCAAATGCGGCGATGGTGCACTTTTGAGTGGTTTTATAGTGCTATCGATTACCCATGGTTTTCAAAGAGAGAGTTTGTGGAGTACTTATACCATGTTGGATTAGGTCATGTTCCTAGATTGACTCGTATTGAGTGGGGTGTCATTAGAAG TTCTCTTGGCAGACCACGAAGATTTTCTGAGCAATTTTTGatagaagaaaaacataaacttaATCAATACCGGGAATCTGTTAGATCACATTATGCTGAAATTCTTGCTGGTACCAAGGAAGGACTTCCTACTGATTTGGCCCAGCCTTTAATTGTTGGGCAGCATGTTATTGCTATTCATCCAAAGACGAGAGAGATTCACGATGGAAGTGTACTAACTGTTGACCACTGTAGATATAGGGTTCAGTTTGACCAGCCTGAACTTGGGGTTGAATTTGTCATG GATATTGACTGCATGCCTTTGTATCCATTTGAAAATATGCCTACATCTCTGATACAATACAATATCTCTTCTGCTCCAATAAACGAGGACTTTATTGAGCTCAAGCCTAatggaaaactgaaacagagaAAGGTTGCTGGGCACACAATATTGTCCCCTACTGAGAACACAGATGCCATAGAAAATCTTCATATATCTTCCACTATGCATGGAAGAAGTACTTTATCAAAACag GTTTCTTCTTCAAGTTCCAAATCACAACTGAAAGTTGTGTGCAGTGAGATTGGGATTGGTAATGCCCAACTAGCATCAAGCTCTCGACCTTCCCTTCTTGATCATGTCCATTCAAAAGAAGCTGACATATTAGCTATTTCAGAGTTGAATTGTGCTCTAGACAAAAAG GAACGTGTATTGTCTGAACTGAAGCACATGAATGATGGGGTATCAGAGAGCCAGAAATATGGAGACAACTCAGTAAAGGATTCAGAACCTTTTAAGAGGAATTATGCTTCAGTACTAAAGCAATTAACTGAAGCAAATGAACAG GTTTCTTCTGCCTTGTTTTGCTTGAGGCAACGCAACACATATCAAGCAAGCTCCTCTGTTTTGTCATTAAAGCCCCTGGCTAATTTTGATGATCCAAGTGGTCAGGCCAGCTCTTCCAATTGTTCGGCTTGCCACAACCAAGAATCTATATCTCAAAGTCATATAGCTGAGATTGTCGAAAGTTCTAGAAGAAAAGCTAGAACAATGGTTGTTGAAGCCACACAG GCAATGTCAAGTTTAAGAAAGACAGAAAGTAAGGTTGAAAGAATTGAGGATgcaataaattttatcaatagCCAGCTTTCAGTGGACGAACCTACTGCTTCAGCTACAACATTTCTTCCTGCAGATTCTTTTTCTCTGGCTTCTCAGGATCAATTGACTGCCAACATATTGAATCCGTTGGCAagttgtcatgtacaagatgctGAACTTAATAGTTCATCTGatcaaaatgaaatgaaaattccCTCAGAACTCATATCTCATTGCCTAGCTACATTGTTCATGATTCAG AAGTGTACGGAACGACTATTTCCCCCAGCTGATGTTGCTCAGGTACTAGATTCTGCTGTCACCAGTTTGCAGCCATTATCTTCAAAGAATCTTCCAGTATATGGTGAGATACAGAAATGCATGGGCATCATAAGAAATCAGATATTGGCTCTCATACCGACATAG